The following are from one region of the Prevotella communis genome:
- the rplT gene encoding 50S ribosomal protein L20 — MPRSVNHVASRAKRKRILKLTRGYFGARKNVWTVAKNTWEKGLTYAYRDRRNKKRNFRALWIQRINAAARLEGMSYSKLMGALSKAGIEINRKVLADLALNNPEAFKAIVAKVK; from the coding sequence ATGCCAAGATCAGTAAATCACGTTGCATCACGTGCAAAACGTAAGAGAATCCTGAAACTTACTCGCGGTTACTTCGGTGCCCGCAAGAATGTTTGGACAGTAGCGAAGAACACCTGGGAGAAGGGTCTGACCTACGCTTATCGCGATCGTCGTAATAAGAAGCGCAACTTCCGCGCACTGTGGATCCAGCGTATCAACGCTGCCGCTCGCCTGGAGGGTATGAGCTATTCTAAGCTGATGGGTGCTCTGTCAAAGGCTGGTATCGAGATCAACCGTAAGGTGCTCGCTGACCTCGCCCTGAACAACCCCGAGGCTTTCAAGGCTATCGTTGCAAAGGTGAAGTAA
- a CDS encoding BT0820 family HAD-type phosphatase produces MIIAVDFDGTIVEHRYPEIGKEIPFAIDTLKMLIKDHHRVILWSVREGKLLEDAVNWCKERGVEFYAVNRDYPEESTENNQHFSRKLKADVWIDDRNLGGLPDWGTIYRMISRHKTWNDIIDEEVSHYRMDAYEDRHSKKKKSWWPF; encoded by the coding sequence ATGATTATTGCTGTTGATTTTGACGGTACCATCGTCGAGCACAGATATCCTGAGATTGGCAAGGAGATTCCCTTTGCCATTGACACACTGAAGATGCTCATCAAGGACCACCACAGAGTCATTCTGTGGTCGGTTCGCGAGGGCAAGCTATTGGAAGACGCTGTTAACTGGTGTAAGGAGCGTGGCGTGGAGTTCTACGCCGTCAATCGCGACTACCCTGAGGAAAGCACAGAAAACAACCAGCATTTCTCACGTAAGCTGAAGGCCGACGTATGGATTGACGACCGCAATCTTGGCGGTCTCCCCGACTGGGGCACCATCTATCGTATGATATCCAGACACAAGACGTGGAACGATATTATCGACGAGGAGGTAAGCCATTACAGGATGGACGCCTACGAAGACAGGCACTCCAAGAAAAAGAAGAGCTGGTGGCCGTTCTAA
- the infC gene encoding translation initiation factor IF-3, with the protein MKPDKKQNQYRVNEQIRVREVRIVGESGSTVMPTREALDMARQQGVDLVEISPNANPPVCRLIDYSKFLYQQKKRAKEMKAKQVKVEVKEIRFGPQTDEHDYQFKLKHAREFLEEGNKVRAYVFFRGRSILFKEQGEVLLLRFANDLEEVGKVESMPSLEGKKMFLYLAPKKAGVAKKSQQARDRENAEAELKEAQRQQAAEIDAEAPANGGLFANAKISADALKKLTETED; encoded by the coding sequence ATGAAACCTGACAAAAAACAGAACCAATACCGCGTCAACGAACAGATTCGTGTACGAGAGGTCCGCATAGTAGGCGAGAGCGGATCCACGGTGATGCCTACTAGAGAAGCGCTTGATATGGCACGTCAGCAGGGTGTAGACCTTGTTGAGATTTCGCCCAATGCTAATCCTCCTGTGTGTCGTCTCATTGACTATTCTAAGTTCCTCTACCAACAGAAGAAGCGTGCTAAGGAGATGAAAGCCAAGCAGGTGAAGGTGGAGGTGAAGGAAATCCGTTTCGGACCTCAGACCGATGAGCATGACTATCAGTTTAAGCTGAAGCACGCCAGGGAATTCCTCGAGGAAGGTAATAAGGTACGAGCATACGTATTCTTCCGCGGCCGAAGCATCCTGTTCAAGGAGCAAGGTGAGGTGCTGTTGCTGCGTTTTGCCAACGATCTGGAGGAAGTAGGTAAGGTAGAGTCAATGCCAAGCCTCGAAGGAAAGAAGATGTTCCTCTATCTGGCTCCTAAGAAAGCCGGCGTAGCCAAGAAGAGTCAGCAGGCTCGCGACCGTGAGAATGCTGAGGCTGAGCTGAAAGAGGCTCAGAGACAGCAGGCTGCAGAGATTGACGCAGAGGCTCCTGCAAACGGAGGCCTGTTTGCCAACGCAAAAATCAGTGCTGATGCGCTGAAGAAGTTGACAGAGACAGAGGATTAA
- the rpmI gene encoding 50S ribosomal protein L35, with amino-acid sequence MPKVKTNSGAKKRFSFTGTGKVKRHHAYHSHILTKKTKKQKRNLVGSTIVDQTNMKQVRDLLCLR; translated from the coding sequence ATGCCAAAAGTAAAGACAAATTCCGGTGCTAAGAAGAGATTCTCATTCACTGGTACAGGTAAGGTTAAGAGACATCACGCTTACCACAGTCACATTCTGACTAAGAAGACCAAGAAACAGAAGCGTAACTTGGTAGGTTCAACAATCGTTGATCAGACCAACATGAAGCAGGTTCGTGACCTGTTGTGTCTCCGCTAA